Proteins encoded together in one Musa acuminata AAA Group cultivar baxijiao chromosome BXJ3-6, Cavendish_Baxijiao_AAA, whole genome shotgun sequence window:
- the LOC103988251 gene encoding acyl-coenzyme A oxidase 3, peroxisomal-like, protein MDPHSSAARRTAVLAGHLLRGSAPADGLSSALIEPAACLHYSPPELSEQPPSFDTASLRRVLDGHDTEGRDWLFRLMEESSLFCPRRRGNRTFVAPDYNQTMEQQRAVTMQRIEYLLAHGVFEGWLTGSGPEALMRKFAFFECIGIFDHSLAIKLGVHFFLWGGAVQIFGTKHHHDKWLKAAENYQVQGCFVMTELGHGSNVRGLETIATYDANAGEFVINTPCESAQKYWIGGAANDATHAVIFSQLLINGTNQGVHVFIAQIRDAEGNVCPNVRVADCGHKIGLNGVDNGRIWFDNFRVPRENLLNSVADVLPDGRYVSPIKDPDQRFAALLAPLSSGRVNIAALAVCISKVGLSIAVRYALTRRAFSISASVPEVLLLDYPSHQRRLLPLIAKTCAMSSTTNFLKRLFTKRTPESNKSIHIYCSAFKATLSWHTMRVLQECREACGGQGLKTENRVGILKGEYDVQSTFEGDNNVLMQQVSKALLAEYIAAHKRKSPFKGLGLEHMNDPCPIIPSNLNSCTLRSSKFQLDLFCLRERDLFGRYANEVSQYQAQGETKEKAVLLSYQLAGDLARAFAERSILQIFIDDEMAQPAGPLKDILGLLRSMYALICTEEDASFLRYGYLSLDNAAVARKEVMKLCYELRPHALSVVSSFGIPDAFLSPIAFDWIQANSWSSLNEE, encoded by the exons ATGGATCCCCACTCCTCCGCCGCGCGCCGCACCGCCGTTCTCGCCGGCCACCTCCTCCGTGGCTCCGCCCCCGCCGACGGCCTCTCCTCCGCCTTGATCGAGCCCGCCGCCTGCCTCCACTACTCCCCTCCCGAGCTCTCCGAGCAGCCCCCGTCCTTCGACACTGCATCGCTGCGTCGCGTCCTCGATGGCCACGACACCGAGGGGCGGGACTGGCTGTTCCGGCTAATGGAGGAGAGCTCGCTCTTCTGCCCCCGCCGCCGCGGCAACAGGACCTTCGTCGCGCCGGACTACAACCAGACCATGGAGCAGCAGCGGGCGGTCACGATGCAGCGGATTGAGTACCTGCTCGCTCACGGCGTGTTCGAGGGCTGGCTCACGGGGAGCGGCCCGGAGGCGTTGATGAGGAAGTTCGCCTTCTTCGAGTGCATTGGAATATTCGATCACTCCCTCGCGATCAAATTAGGTGTTCATTTCTTTCTCTG GGGGGGGGCAGTCCAAATTTTTGGCACAAAGCATCATCATGACAAATGGCTGAAGGCTGCTGAGAATTATCAGGTTCAGGGCTGTTTTGTGATGACCGAGTTGGGGCATGGAAGTAAT GTCAGAGGACTTGAGACTATCGCGACTTATGATGCAAACGCAGGAGAGTTTGTGATAAACACTCCCTGTGAATCAGCACAGAAGTATTGGATAGGAGGAGCTGCTAAT GATGCAACACATGCAGTAATCTTCTCTCAGCTCCTTATAAATGGGACCAACCAAGGGGTGCATGTATTTATAGCACAAATCAGAGATGCAGAAGGAAATGTTTGTCCCAATGTTCGCGTCGCTGATTGTGGTCATAAAATTGGCTTGAATGGTGTTGATAATGGCCGGATCTG GTTTGATAATTTCAGAGTCCCTCGGGAGAACTTGCTAAACTCAGTTGCTGATGTATTGCCTGATGGGCGATATGTGAGCCCAATAAAAGACCCAGATCAG AGGTTCGCAGCTCTTCTTGCGCCGCTATCATCTGGGCGTGTGAATATTGCAGCACTTGCTGTTTGTATATCAAAG GTGGGTTTATCAATTGCTGTGAGATATGCTTTGACAAGGCGGGCTTTTTCCATATCAGCTAGTGTTCCTGAAGTTCTGTTGCTGGATTATCCTTCTCATCAACGGCGCCTCTTACCGCTGATTGCAAAGAC TTGCGCTATGAGTTCCACGACCAACTTTTTGAAAAGATTATTCACTAAGAGGACTCCAGAAAGCAACAAGAGTATTCACATATACTGCAGTGCTTTCAAAGCTACACTCTCATGGCATACCATGAGAGTACTTCAG GAGTGTCGTGAAGCCTGCGGTGGCCAAGGCTTGAAAACAGAGAACCGTGTTGGTATCTTAAAAGGTGAATATGATGTTCAGTCTACCTTTGAGGGAGATAACAACGTATTGATGCAACAG GTGAGCAAAGCACTTCTtgcagaatatatagcagcacATAAGAGGAAGAGTCCATTCAAAGGCTTGGGATTGGAACACATGAATGATCCTTGCCCGATCATTCCATCTAATCTAAATAGCTGTACCCTTAGAAGCAGCAAGTTCCAG CTCGACCTGTTCTGCTTGAGGGAAAGAGATTTGTTTGGTCGATATGCTAATGAAGTGTCTCAATATCAAGCTCAGGGAGAAACCAAAGAAAAAGCAGTTCTCCTG AGCTATCAACTCGCCGGCGATTTGGCAAGGGCCTTCGCTGAACGCTCAATATTGCAAATTTTCATTGATGATGAGATGGCCCAGCCTGCTGGACCACTAAAG GATATATTAGGGTTGTTGAGATCGATGTATGCCTTGATCTgtacggaagaagatgcatcttttCTTCGTTATGGGTACTTATCGCTTGACAATGCTGCTGTTGCAAGGAAAGAAGTCATGAAGCTGTGTTATGAGTTGAGGCCGCATGCACTTTCTGTGGTTAGCTCCTTCGGGATCCCTGACGCCTTCCTGAGCCCCATTGCTTTCGACTGGATTCAAGCCAATTCTTGGTCTTCCCTCAACGAGGAATAA